One part of the Anopheles coustani chromosome 2, idAnoCousDA_361_x.2, whole genome shotgun sequence genome encodes these proteins:
- the LOC131267343 gene encoding putative RNA polymerase II subunit B1 CTD phosphatase RPAP2 homolog gives MFNEELNVFPTEHIPKEPTAKINRATLPRRARNFSKEQLQRALRKKKECNAKAQRVVETLIEPGRTEDEYLALLKDINQCHMDDIVQERAIEKLCGYPLCDNELKNIPKQKYAISVAHTKVYDITERKNFCSGQCYKASNYVKQQMLTSPLWLRDQEDIPNFRLLNGRQLIYRKTDVAKPLSMMEVQFGELKIKERKYNEEELKEKLGENSEEQIDVHDESLEESSDDKLNDVLSKLEI, from the exons ATGTTCAATGAAGAATTGAATGTGTTTCCAACGGAGCACATCCCTAAGGAACCTACTGCGAAAATAAATCGTGCTACTCTTCCTCGGCGTGCAAGGAATTTTAG CAAAGAACAACTTCAAAGGGCTCttcggaagaaaaaggaatgcAACGCAAAAGCACAACGTGTGGTGGAAACCCTGATAGAACCAGGGCGAACGGAGGATGAATATCTTGCGCTACTAAAGGACATTAATCAATGCCACATGGACGACATCGTGCAAGAGCGAGCCATTGAGAAACTTTGTGGCTATCCGTTGTGTGATAATGAGTTGAAGAA CATCCCGAAGCAAAAGTACGCCATTTCCGTTGCACACACCAAGGTGTATGATAttaccgaaaggaaaaacttttgcagTGGCCAGTGTTACAAAGCATCTAATTACGTCAAACAGCAGATGCTTACAAGTCCGTTATGGCTGCGAGATCAAGAGGATATCCCCAACTTTCGACTTCTGAATGGCAGGCAGCTGATCTACCGGAAAACGGACGTTGCGAAGCCTCTATCAATGATGGAGGTTCAGTTTGGCGAGCTGAAAATTAAAGAACGGAAGTATAACGAGGAAGAATTAAAGGAGAAACTTGGTGAAAATAGTGAAGAACAAATCGATGTGCACGACGAAAGCTTAGAAGAAAGTTCAGATGATAAATTGAATGACGTATTATCTAAActtgaaatttaa
- the LOC131263304 gene encoding RNA-binding protein 39: protein MKSSTFYDHEQPRKEHLSNKMAADDELNVEELLEAPYKKEEEASPVNNNGTVSSNGEKKSKENGHSKSSRHRSRDRERERDRERDGEGRSRKHRSRSSDKTKKDKEQRRRSKEKERSRSRSPRHERSKDRSKEKERVKVDHHRRDAAAVEKRRSRDRDHRRRSSRDRDYRRRSRSRGGEVGGGRRRRSMSPRPFRGRGGRGGSGGYYRDRSPPEEMTQEDRDARTVFCMQLSQRIHARDLEEFFSSVGKVRDVRLITCNKTKRFKGIAYIEFKDPESVALALGLSGQKLLGIPISVQHTQAEKNRMASQPPAAPPKNPTGPMRLYVGSLHFNITEDMLNGIFEPFGKIDNIQLIMDADTGRSKGYGFITFHNADDAKKALEQLNGFELAGRPMKVGNVTERLDVTTHASLDTDEMDRSGIELGATGRLQLMFKLAEGAGLAVPRAAADALLATAPQPAPLQPIQQSPPIATQCFLLSNMFDPATETNPSWDVEIQDDVIEECNKHGGVQHVYVDKQSPAGNVYVKCPSIATAVLAVNALHGRWFAGRVIGAAYVPLINYYNLFPDAAQAVSLLQPKRSG from the exons ATGAAAAGCAGCACGTTTTACGACCACGAACAGCCACGAAAAGAACACCTCTCTAACAAGATGGCGGCTGACGACGAGCTGAATGTCGAGGAGCTGCTTGAAGCACCGTACAAGAAGGAG GAGGAAGCATCCCCGGTCAACAACAACGGAACGGTGTCCAGCAACGGGGAGAAAAAATCTAAAGAAAATGGGCATAGCAAATCATCCCG TCACCGCAGTCGGGATCGTGAACGCGAACGGGATCGAGAACGTGATGGCGAGGGTCGTTCCCGGAAACATCGCTCGCGATCGTCCGACAAGACGAAGAAGGACAAGGAACAACGGCGGCGGAGCAAAGAGAAAGAACGTAGCCGATCGCGCTCGCCTCGCCATGAACGTTCCAAGGATCGTTCGAAGGAGAAGGAACGCGTTAAAGTCGATCACCATCGCCGAGATGCTGCAGCTGTGGAGAAGCGGCGTTCCCGGGATCGCGATCATCGACGACGCTCCTCACGTGATCGCGACTATCGTCGACGCAGCCGTTCGCGAGGTGGAGAAGTTGGTGGTGGTCGACGGCGACGCTCCATGTCTCCGAGGCCGTTCCGGGGACGAGGGGGACGGGGAGGATCCGGCGGATACTATCGTGACCGATCGCCACCGGAAGAGATGACTCAGGAGGATCGGGATGCACGGACGGTTTTCTGTATGCAGCTTTCCCAACGTATTCACGCCCGCGACTTGGAGGAGTTCTTTTCCAGCGTGGGCAAGGTGCGCGACGTGCGGTTGATTACGTGCAATAAAACCAAACGCTTCAAAGGCATTGCGTACATCGAGTTCAAGGATCCCGAATCGGTGGCCCTCGCCCTCGGTCTGTCCGGACAGAAGCTGCTCGGCATTCCGATCAGTGTGCAACACACGCAGGCGGAAAAGAATCGCATGGCGAGCCAGCCACCGGCCGCGCCACCGAAGAATCCGACCGGACCGATGCGTTTGTACGTCGGTTCGTTGCATTTCAACATCACGGAAGATATGCTGAACGGAATCTTCGAGCCGTTCGGCAAAATCGACAACATTCAACTGATAATGGACGCGGACACTGGACGCTCGAAAGGATACGGATTTATTACA TTCCACAACGCTGACGATGCGAAGAAGGCATTGGAACAGTTGAACGGATTCGAGCTAGCCGGACGCCCTATGAAGGTGGGCAACGTTACGGAACGGCTGGATGTGACCACGCACGCTTCACTCGATACGGACGAAATGGACCGCAGTGGCATCGAGCTCGGAGCAACCGGACGACTGCAGCTGATGTTCAAGCTGGCCGAAGGCGCCGGTCTTGCTGTTCCGCGCGCAGCAGCCGATGCACTGCTCGCGACAGCCCCACAACCCGCCCCGCTGCAGCCAATCCAGCAGTCACCGCCCATCGCCACACAATGCTTCCTGCTGTCGAACATGTTCGATCCGGCCACGGAAACAAACCCGAGCTGGGACGTGGAAATACAGGATGACGTGATAGAGGAGTGCAACAAGCACGGTGGTGTCCAGCACGTCTACGTGGATAAGCAGTCACCGGCGGGCAATGTGTACGTGAAGTGTCCGAGCATTGCGACGGCGGTGCTGGCGGTCAATGCCCTTCACGGACGATGGTTTGCCGGGCGCGTCATTGGCGCCGCTTACGTTCCTCTCATCAACTATTACAACCTTTTCCCCGACGCAGCCCAGGCGGTCTCGTTGCTTCAGCCAAAGCGATCCGGTTGA
- the LOC131266326 gene encoding zinc finger protein 260-like codes for MEHLCRVCLESNNPKDDKLVELFRSYVHGVAIGTLLHELFCIEIAEDDNLPQSICQRCFMELQVVFGFKDKLLISDATLRKRCSAKASSKNEDHLQDETVISCSATTSSEMMDHEYATIEIVSNSCCVCETIICDSERSANHGDDLSGSEAALNRKICSICYERLNREEENDNADKSVYTDEVVLSASVEMQQGLNEGQPSIGSKSQRFCCVTHCKEAFRHESELLKHAQDVHSLKLRWNRERQEAGKPFKCNICERAFNSAKNLRIHQFVRVNQDCKLHTCKDCPFRAVSNALLIIHERSHTGERPFGCSQCPKRFNSELNLKNHQICHKTERSFVCSYCSKQFARKRNMEEHIRSCHSDEKPYHCDVCSAQFKVQQHLRLHRRLHTGEKPYKCSYCANSFYHISDRKRHEMSHTGEKPYSCKTCGMSYTRKRTLIIHERTHTGERPFCCNDCGKTFHQASLLKRHTIRHHSSTCPDTFSCDPSVNESQQASMNTEKTFIIEGVYSMHNV; via the exons ATGGAACACTTGTGCAGGGTGTGCCTGGAGTCAAATAACCCAAAGGACGACAAATTAGTGGAGCTTTTCCGATCATATGTTCACGGTGTAGCGATTGGAACTTTGTTACACGAGTTATTCTGTATTGAG ATTGCAGAAGACGACAACCTGCCGCAAAGCATATGCCAACGATGTTTTATGGAATTACAAGTTGTTTTCGGTTTCAAGGATAAACTATTGATATCTGATGCAACCCTACGGAAAAGGTGTTCCGCTAAGGCATCCTCGAAAAATGAGGATCACTTACAAGACGAAACCGTTATTTCCTGCTCAGCAACGACCTCCAGTGAAATGATGGATCACGAGTATGCTACGATCGAGATAGTCTCCAATAGTTGCTGTGTTTGTGAAACTATTATTTGCGATTCAGAGCGAAGTGCTAATCATGGCGACGATTTATCTGGTTCAGAAGCTGcattaaacagaaaaatatgctCTATATGTTACGAACGGCTCAAcagagaggaagaaaatgacaATGCTGACAAATCCGTTTATACAGATGAGGTGGTTCTCTCTGCTTCCGTTGAGATGCAGCAAGGTTTGAATGAAGGTCAACCTAGTATTGGATCGAAATCCCAGAGATTTTGCTGTGTAACACATTGCAAAGAAGCATTCCGTCATGAATCGGAGCTGCTCAAGCACGCTCAAGATGTGCACTCGTTGAAGCTTCGATGGAACCGGGAAAGACAAGAGGCGGGTAAACCATTCAAATGCAACATATGCGAGCGTGCATTTAATTCAGCGAAAAACTTGCGCATCCATCAGTTTGTTCGAGTAAACCAGGACTGCAAACTGCACACATGCAAGGATTGTCCCTTCCGGGCAGTGAGTAATGCGCTATTGATTATCCACGAGCGTTCGCATACCGGCGAGCGGCCTTTTGGTTGTAGCCAATGCCCCAAGCGGTTTAACTCGGAGTTGAATTTAAAGAATCATCAAATTTGCCACAAGACCGAACGCTCTTTCGTATGTTCGTACTGCTCCAAACAATTCGCCCGCAAGCGAAACATGGAAGAACATATCCGATCGTGCCATTCGGATGAGAAACCGTACCACTGTGATGTCTGCAGTGCTCAGTTTAAGGTTCAGCAACACCTTCGACTCCATCGTCGACTGCACACCGGTGAGAAACCGTATAAATGTAGCTACTGTGCTAACAGCTTCTATCACATCTCGGATCGGAAAAGGCATGAAATGTCCCATACCGGAGAAAAGCCGTATAGCTGCAAAACGTGCGGAATGTCGTACACTCGAAAGCGTACGCTCATAATTCACGAGCGTACGCATACTGGCGAACGTCCTTTTTGTTGCAATGATTGTGGAAAAACGTTTCATCAGGCATCGTTACTGAAAAGGCATACTATTCGACATCATAGCTCGACATGTCCTGATACTTTTTCTTGTGATCCTAGCGTAAATGAAAGTCAGCAGGCGTCAATGAATACAGAAAAGACATTCATCATCGAGGGTGTATATAGCATGCATAACGTTTAA
- the LOC131266325 gene encoding U3 small nucleolar RNA-associated protein 6 homolog gives MTELIELRREEAIREYEYMQHLKLFTKSEISKIKTKRLYHDYKVERRSKNVTDFINYITYEVNLFHLLLERRKRLPSKTAGYDGLEKSIHKRVRVLYRRAMARFASEYRIWTHFMRYCQMRHFYTDGSRVLNRMLNFHGDKPKAWLSAINWEYRLANNLTSAKHYNLRGLQRHPECRELCLSLIGIQFDEAKALEKSKNSDGLPKALKMAQLVYKNFERKDVEFFQQLLEELKKYRPLSDALAKQAIDTMKTKLADKEEMWDLLANLTLQGSEFVVIADADSKDLLAQCIEIYHEGIARVPSKKMYSLYIESMLKANDSAEGSEKEAKAKRKALARAFKEAFTAEQLEEEKMQQYLKLLLHNPSPKDELVMAIIEKGIQQYPNSADIWSLYLRYLIQKNVELEQLESVFLQATTSVTTNASRITLWKILFQYYHSQSNLSQSVGDLYRKAISQDSEVGQHFQPIYLDHLSKSEGIFVARREYNRLVKNFLTPLELHLKMASLEAMQEHKNIKELRNCYENATQRFGKTNPSIWLEYIMFERDHGQAMLMPALYERAKAMLDDDAFSSFLHEYELLKNPSLED, from the coding sequence ATGACTGAACTGATTGAACTTCGGCGCGAAGAAGCCATTCGCGAGTATGAGTACATGCAGCATCTGAAATTGTTCACAAAAAGTGAGATAAGcaagatcaaaacaaaacgactgTACCACGATTATAAAGTGGAGAGACGTAGCAAAAACGTGACGGATTTCATCAACTACATAACGTACGAGGTGAATCTGTTCCATCTGCTGCTCGAACGTCGTAAAAGGCTCCCGTCGAAAACAGCAGGGTACGATGGCTTGGAGAAGAGCATCCATAAGCGCGTTCGGGTGTTGTATAGACGAGCCATGGCACGTTTTGCCTCCGAGTACCGCATTTGGACGCACTTTATGCGGTACTGCCAAATGCGCCACTTCTACACCGATGGTTCACGCGTTCTCAACCGCATGCTCAACTTCCACGGAGACAAACCGAAGGCCTGGCTCAGCGCGATCAACTGGGAGTATCGGTTAGCAAACAACTTGACCAGTGCCAAACATTACAATCTGCGTGGCTTGCAGCGGCACCCGGAGTGTCGTGAGCTATGCCTCAGCTTAATCGGCATTCAATTTGACGAAGCTAAAGCGTTGGAAAAAAGTAAGAACTCTGATGGTCTGCCtaaagcccttaaaatggcTCAGCTGGTGTACAAAAACTTCGAGCGCAAGGATGTAGAATTCTTCCAGCAGCTGTTAGAAGAACTGAAGAAATATCGCCCATTATCGGATGCGCTGGCAAAGCAAGCGATTGATACGATGAAAACAAAGCTCGCCGACAAGGAAGAAATGTGGGATCTTCTAGCAAACCTAACACTTCAAGGTAGCGAATTTGTTGTGATCGCGGACGCCGATTCGAAGGATCTGCTTGCTCAATGCATTGAGATTTACCACGAGGGGATCGCTCGTGTTCCATCAAAGAAGATGTATTCACTATACATAGAATCGATGCTTAAAGCTAACGATTCAGCAGAGGGTTCAGAGAAAGAGGCAAAAGCAAAACGTAAAGCCTTAGCAAGGGCCTTTAAGGAGGCATTTACGGCAGAACAattggaggaagaaaaaatgcaacaatattTGAAACTTCTCCTACACAATCCATCCCCGAAGGACGAGCTGGTGATGGCCATTATTGAAAAAGGTATCCAACAGTACCCCAACTCGGCCGACATCTGGTCTCTGTATTTGCGATATCTGATACAGAAAAACGTTGAGCTGGAACAGCTAGAGAGCGTGTTCCTCCAAGCAACCACCAGTGTGACCACAAACGCCAGTAGAATAACACTGTGGAAGATTCTGTTTCAGTACTATCACTCACAGTCGAATCTTTCCCAAAGTGTGGGCGACCTGTATCGAAAGGCAATTTCTCAGGATTCCGAAGTTGGACAACACTTTCAGCCAATCTACCTCGATCATCTTTCGAAAAGTGAAGGAATTTTTGTGGCTCGACGAGAGTATAATCGTCTGGTGAAAAACTTCCTAACCCCTCTGGAGTTACATTTGAAAATGGCCAGCCTGGAGGCGATGCAAGAGCacaaaaacatcaaagaatTGCGCAACTGTTACGAGAATGCAACACAACGCTTTGGGAAAACGAATCCATCCATCTGGCTGGAATACATCATGTTTGAGCGGGATCATGGACAGGCAATGTTAATGCCAGCTCTTTACGAACGGGCCAAGGCCATGCTAGATGACGACGCATTTTCTTCATTCCTTCACGAGTACGAACTCTTGAAGAATCCATCTCTTGAAGACTAG
- the LOC131266324 gene encoding SWI/SNF-related matrix-associated actin-dependent regulator of chromatin subfamily A-like protein 1, with amino-acid sequence MSCTAEEIAEKRRIAIERLNARKNKNVNQTNHNKGPTSAADRSVTGEPQPVTSNKNPLTISSFYGNNASNAGKATSSNKAFPGKIPPYARPVQKSTPAKLAPVFVRAVTCSCSLISETRFVVETDGFNEQMIEEFKKIPSKNYAPESKKWTFELKDYNLLQERILTLNPHVVLASIPVFVLREFASGPQPKPSRVCLNAIEPSLTSSLLEFQKEGVAFAIEKGGRVLIADEMGLGKTYQAIAVADFYQQDWPLLICSTASTRDVWASKMRQLLPHLPVHHIAILNSGQDFVGDCRVLISSYSQMERCAEKLTERGFGMLIFDESHTLKNFKAKCTTVALELAKRARRVVLLSGTPALSRPVELFTQLQMLDGRFCNFKEYSTRYCAGKQTNFGWNAMGQSNLAELNLLLARKFMIRRTKEDVLSELSEKNREAVVLDPSYLWTSKGLEEDMNCFANDYSQSKGKQRDEILIKFYSTTAEAKAPAVCAYLKQVLKEKKKFIVFAHHHCMLDAIGKSFSKQKVDYIRIDGTTRSDLRASLIERFQTKDSCRAAVLSLKACNAGITLTAAQLVLFAELDWNPSTLAQAESRAHRIGQMDTVTVRYLLAKKTADDIIWGMLQKKQKTLTKAGLCNEDFSDASHAQAPSDAGNIEPFLEKTIASPGGSKPGTLDSFVQRSKPSTIQQTTNVEERLIEPDGQTKESNLSGFLDHDEDDDELAGLQL; translated from the exons atgtCTTGTACGGCAGAAGAAATTGCCGAAAAACGCAGGATTGCGATCGAACGATTGAACgcacggaaaaacaaaaatgtaaaccaaACGAATCATAACAAGGGACCAACATCTGCTGCAGATCGCTCGGTAACCGGCGAACCTCAACCAGTAACATCTAATAAGAATCCGCTTACTATAAGTTCGTTCTATGGTAACAATGCATCCAATGCCGGTAAAGCAACTTCCTCGAATAAGGCATTCCCTGGCAAAATCCCACCATACGCCAGGCCGGTTCAGAAAAGTACCCCGGCAAAGCTAGCACCGGTGTTTGTTCGAGCAGTTACCTGCTCTTGTTCACTGATTTCTGAAACTCGATTCGTTGTTGAAACGGACGGCTTCAATGAGCAAATGATAGAAGAGTTTAAGAAAATTCCATCCAAAAATTATG CTCCAGAATCCAAGAAATGGACCTTTGAGCTAAAAGATTACAACCTGCTACAGGAACGAATTTTGACCCTCAATCCACACGTTGTTCTTGCATCGATTCCTGTATTCGTGTTGCGAGAGTTCGCGAGCGGTCCACAGCCAAAGCCAAGCCGTGTTTGCCTGAACGCCATCGAACCATCCCTCACCAGTAGCCTATTGGAGTTCCAGAAGGAAGGTGTCGCCTTTGCAATCGAAAAAGGAGGCCGAGTTTTGATAGCCGACGAAATGGGGCTCGGTAAAACGTACCAGGCCATTGCGGTGGCCGATTTCTACCAGCAAGATTGGCCGCTTCTAATCTGTTCCACTGCATCGACGCGCGATGTTTGGGCATCGAAAATGCGCCAACTACTGCCCCACCTTCCCGTGCATCACATAGCGATATTGAACAGTGGTCAAGATTTCGTTGGCGATTGCCGCGTTCTaatttcgagctattcacaaATGGAACGTTGTGCTGAAAAGTTAACAGAACGGGGTTTTGGAATGCTTATCTTCGACGAGTCGCACACGCTGAAAAATTTTAAAGCCAAATGCACGACCGTTGCCCTTGAGTTGGCCAAGCGAGCTCGACGGGTAGTGCTACTATCCGGGACACCCGCTCTTTCTCGTCCGGTTGAACTGTTCACTCAACTGCAGATGCTTGATGGTCGGTTCTGCAACTTCAAAGAGTACAGCACACGCTACTGCGCCGGAAAGCAGACCAACTTCGGATGGAACGCAATGGGACAGTCTAATTTGGCCGAGTTGAATCTCCTGTTGGCCCGTAAATTCATGATCCGTCGAACGAAGGAGGACGTTTTGTCCGAACTGTCGGAGAAGAATCGAGAAGCAGTCGTCCTTGATCCCTCGTATCTGTGGACGAGTAAGGGACTGGAGGAAGATATGAATTGCTTCGCTAACGACTATAGTCAAAGCAAAGGGAAGCAGCGGGatgaaattttgataaaattctacAGCACAACAGCGGAAGCGAAAGCTCCCGCCGTTTG tGCATATTTAAAACAGGTgttgaaagagaagaaaaagtttaTCGTATTTGCACACCACCATTGCATGCTGGATGCCatcgggaaaagtttttctaaGCAGAAGGTCGATTACATACGCATCGATGGAACAACGAGATCGGACTTAAGAGCT TCTCTCATAGAAAGATTTCAAACAAAAGACTCCTGTCGCGCCGCTGTCCTGTCCTTGAAGGCTTGCAATGCTGGTATCACCCTTACGGCGGCTcagctcgttttgttcgcggaACTTGATTGGAATCCGAGT acTCTTGCCCAAGCTGAAAGCCGGGCACATCGTATCGGTCAGATGGATACCGTAACGGTGCGCTATCTGCTGGCAAAGAAAACCGCCGATGACATCATTTGGGGAATGCTGCAGAAAAAGCAGAAAACACTCACCAAGGCAGGTTTATGCAACGAGGATTTTTCCGATGCATCCCATGCGCAAGCACCTAGTGATGCTGGTAATATCGAACCATTCCTGGAAAAGACAATTGCCTCACCCGGGGGTTCGAAACCCGGAACACTGGACAGTTTCGTACAACGATCCAAGCCATCTACGATACAGCAAACTACAAACGTAGAGGAACGGTTGATAGAGCCTGATGGACAAACAAAGGAGTCGAATTTGTCCGGTTTTCTTGAccacgacgaagacgacgatgaACTAGCTGGTCTACAATTGTGA
- the LOC131266328 gene encoding N-alpha-acetyltransferase 40, with the protein MSVTETVTRNQATTQQKCLQVANQQSDPLANFPEYLSYKCKREDGTELQLALKCKRKAETDPKVIKWAFKLAERNVGPQYRACSLGWQPKIKQADLNKAWARYLVATEVATKKPIAYTMFRFDLDYGRSVLYCYELQVESEYQRKGLGAFMMKALERMAQHFSMERVVLTVLKNNEDGMRFYHRLGYEVDEMSPGKEENAAYEIMSKSMM; encoded by the coding sequence ATGTCGGTCACAGAAACAGTCACTAGAAACCAAGCAACCACGCAGCAAAAATGTCTTCAAGTGGCAAACCAACAATCAGACCCGCTCGCGAACTTCCCGGAGTATTTGTCGTACAAGTGCAAGCGTGAAGATGGAACAGAATTGCAGCTAGCTTTAAAATGCAAGAGGAAAGCGGAAACGGACCCGAAAGTAATAAAATGGGCTTTCAAACTGGCCGAGCGCAACGTGGGCCCGCAATACCGAGCGTGCAGTTTAGGATGGCAACCCAAGATCAAGCAGGCGGACTTGAACAAAGCATGGGCTCGCTATCTTGTAGCTACGGAAGTGGCCACCAAGAAGCCGATTGCTTACACCATGTTTCGGTTTGATCTCGACTATGGTCGCAGTGTGCTATACTGCTACGAGCTGCAGGTGGAAAGTGAATACCAGCGCAAAGGATTAGGAGCATTCATGATGAAAGCGTTGGAACGGATGGCTCAACATTTCTCCATGGAGCGGGTGGTGCTGACGGTGCTTAAGAACAACGAGGATGGTATGAGATTTTACCACCGACTAGGATACGAAGTTGATGAAATGTCTCCTGGAAAGGAAGAGAACGCTGCCTACGAAATAATGAGCAAATCAATGATGTAA
- the LOC131266329 gene encoding large ribosomal subunit protein mL62, with the protein MNKLVSTILFRASLTRWPQSAKSFHVLGRQYSYKSDLALETIYPNSSLRLYTPPPPAAKNDGTFNGYIPLDKLSITYSRSSGPGGQNVNTVSTKVDLRFHLNTATWLPEQTRNRLTELQKGRITKDGYLVIKSELTRSQQLNTADALEKLRTYIRQAEQPVSLEPTAETVEKLRRRHEKAARERLAMKRKRSETKAFRQAPL; encoded by the exons ATGAACAAACTAGTATCTACTATTCTGTTTCGTGCTTCCTTAACACGGTGGCCCCAAAGTGCCAAATCGTTTCATGTGCTAGGAAGACAGTACAGCTACAAAAGCGATCTAGCTTTGGAAACCATCTATCCGAACAGTAGTCTCCGGCTGTACACACCACCGCCTCCAGCA GCAAAAAACGACGGTACCTTTAATGGTTATATTCCACTGGATAAGTTGAGCATCACCTATAGCCGCAGCAGTGGCCCGGGagggcaaaacgtgaatacaGTGAGCACGAAGGTTGACCTACGTTTCCATTTGAACACAGCTACTTGGCTCCCGGAACAGACCCGAAATCGTTTGACAGAATTGCAAAAGGGACGCATCACGAAGGATGGATATTTAGTGATTAAAAGTGAACTCACGCGCTCGCAGCAATTGAACACGGCGGATGCGTTAGAAAAGCTACGTACATACATCAGACAGGCAGAGCAACCAGTCTCCCTAGAGCCTACTGCTGAAACGGTAGAAAAACTACGGCGTAGACATGAAAAAGCTGCCCGCGAACGGTTGGCCATGAAAAGGAAACGCTCGGAGACGAAAGCCTTTCGCCAAGCTCCTCTTTAG
- the LOC131267344 gene encoding uncharacterized protein LOC131267344 produces the protein MAQQVQQVFKAALAKTAGQRAMSTGVIGTMEGPAGVAALKKATASHSSGLHVSVQRTYPLAAVLPLPPNIDATETSRFSPLRSRDINASAMLTHQSLAPNPVDVAAVNGTIDVTVDQSQGRSGTFDPHVESYDCTGAVSLNSAMQSNVPSPFGGMHKFTHLNMPGGAWAQESKFLSHELNSSHYTNLRQEVRSDWGTYEDRPIAKPEVE, from the exons ATGGCGCAGCAAGTGCAGCAAGTTTTCAAGGCCGCCCTGGCCAAAACGGCGGGCCAGAGAGCGATGTCTACCGGTGTCATCGGCACAATGGAAG gtccCGCTGGAGTTGCGGCGTTGAAGAAAGCGACGGCTTCGCATTCGTCCGGATTGCACGTGTCGGTGCAGCGAACCTATCCGCTAGCGGCCGTCCTTCCGCTTCCGCCGAACATCGATGCAACCGAAACGAGCAGGTTCTCGCCGCTCCGGTCGCGCGACATTAACGCTTCGGCCATGCTGACGCACCAATCGTTGGCACCGAATCCGGTTGATGTTGCCGCCGTTAACGGTACGATCGATGTGACGGTGGATCAGAGCCAGGGCAGGTCGGGTACGTTCGATCCGCACGTGGAATCGTACGACTGTACCGGCGCCGTCAGCCTCAACTCGGCCATGCAGAGCAACGTGCCAAGCCCGTTCGGGGGCATGCACAAGTTCACGCATCTAAACATGCCGGGTGGTGCGTGGGCACAGGAGAGCAAGTTTTTGTCCCACGAGCTCAACTCGTCGCACTATACCAATCTGCGGCAGGAGGTGCGCTCCGATTGGGGCACCTACGAGGATCGTCCGATCGCGAAACCGGAAG TGGAATAG
- the LOC131266327 gene encoding 18S rRNA aminocarboxypropyltransferase, with product MHKSRGGRKKNNHRPQRTGRENRSLAENLSELAVQSDSSSASENDGNHSGSEHSSAESDDEQPKDKFAIGKPPKFAVSMWDLKHCDPKKCSGRKLARHGLIKTLRLGQKFPGLVLTPVGTNCVSPQDREVIKTSGIAVVDCSWARLDETPFNKMRSPNPRLLPFLVAANPINYGKPCKLSCVEAIAASMYITGYKQEALWYLNKFSWGHAFIELNQSLLDQYAGCSNSAEILEVQRKYLETATSEAQQSRSLPPSESETEESTEDEGEADVEDSDKEKANEASTSKES from the exons ATGCACAAATCTCGCGGTGGTCGCAAAAAGAACAACCACCGACCGCAACGTACGGGACGTGAAAATCGTTCCCTGGCGGAAAACCTCTCCGAACTAGCGGTACAAAGTGACTCGTCGTCCGCAAGCGAAAACGATGGAAATCATTCCGGTTCTGAGCACAGTTCGGCAGAATCGGATGATGAGCAGCCGAAGGATAAGTTTGCAATTGGTAAACCACCAAAGTTTGCAGTTAGCATGTGGGACTTGAAGCACTGTGATCCAAAAAAATGTTCCGGACGTAAGCTGGCACGTCACGGGTTGATAAAAACTCTTCGATTAGGACAAAA ATTCCCAGGGCTAGTGCTCACACCGGTTGGAACCAACTGCGTGAGTCCACAGGACCGAGAGGTCATAAAAACATCCGGCATTGCCGTTGTGGACTGCTCATGGGCACGGCTTGACGAAACACCTTTCAACAAGATGCGTTCACCAAATCCGCGCCTGTTACCATTTCTCGTTGCAGCAAATCCTA tCAACTACGGGAAACCCTGCAAGTTATCCTGCGTCGAAGCGATTGCGGCCTCGATGTACATCACCGGCTACAAACAGGAAGCCCTTTGGTACTTGAACAAATTTTCATGGGGACACGCGTTCATCGAATTGAACCAGAGCCTTCTCGATCAGTATGCTGGATGCTCCAATAGTGCGGAAATCCTGGAGGTTCAGCGTAAATATCTGGAAACTGCTACAAGCGAAGCTCAGCAGAGCCGAAGTCTTCCCCCCAGTGAATCTGAAACCGAAGAAAGCACAGAGGACGAAGGGGAAGCTGATGTCGAGGATTCTGATaaggaaaaagcaaacgaagcATCCACAAGTAAAGAGTCCTAA